A stretch of Campylobacter showae DNA encodes these proteins:
- a CDS encoding NADH:flavin oxidoreductase/NADH oxidase, with protein MQSLLFTPLKIGDLQIKNRVVMPPMCMYKAKNENGQPRCFHRLHYAARALGGVGLIIVEATAVEPRGRITSCDLGLWNDEQLEAHARLVKECVKYGAAMVVQLAHAGRKSECDDLIAPSAVKFSESYKTPRQMSADDIVAVKQAFVQAAIRAQSAGYAAIEIHAAHGYLISEFLSPGINLRDDEYGGSFENRTRFLKEILSEIKAAVKIPAGVRISADSWVKGDWSLEDSVRLARELEALGAAFIHVSAGGLFERTDSAPAFTPLYQASYAKAVKQAVSIPVIAVGLITKASEGEALLLSGVCDAVAYGRELLRNPNFAQAAMSELGCAELIENSYKRAFK; from the coding sequence ATGCAAAGCTTGCTTTTTACGCCGCTAAAAATCGGCGATCTGCAGATCAAAAACCGCGTCGTCATGCCGCCGATGTGTATGTATAAGGCCAAAAACGAAAACGGCCAACCTAGGTGCTTTCACCGCTTGCACTACGCCGCTCGCGCGCTGGGAGGCGTCGGGCTCATCATCGTCGAAGCTACGGCGGTCGAGCCTAGGGGCAGGATCACGAGCTGCGATCTGGGGCTGTGGAACGACGAGCAGCTAGAGGCGCACGCCAGGCTCGTCAAGGAGTGCGTCAAATACGGCGCCGCCATGGTCGTCCAGCTCGCGCATGCCGGCAGAAAAAGCGAGTGTGATGATCTGATCGCGCCTAGTGCGGTAAAATTTAGCGAGAGTTACAAAACGCCGAGGCAGATGAGCGCGGACGACATTGTTGCGGTCAAGCAAGCTTTCGTTCAGGCTGCGATCAGAGCCCAGAGCGCAGGATACGCCGCGATCGAGATCCACGCCGCGCACGGCTATCTCATCAGCGAATTTCTCTCGCCCGGGATTAACCTGCGAGACGACGAATACGGCGGAAGCTTTGAAAATCGCACGAGATTTTTAAAAGAAATTTTAAGCGAGATAAAAGCCGCGGTAAAAATCCCTGCCGGCGTGCGCATAAGCGCGGATAGCTGGGTGAAGGGCGACTGGAGTTTAGAAGATAGCGTGCGGCTGGCAAGGGAGCTCGAGGCTTTGGGCGCGGCGTTTATCCACGTCTCGGCGGGCGGACTTTTTGAGCGCACGGATAGCGCACCGGCGTTTACGCCTCTGTATCAAGCGAGCTACGCTAAGGCCGTAAAACAGGCGGTTAGCATACCCGTGATCGCGGTCGGGCTCATAACAAAGGCGTCCGAGGGCGAGGCGCTGCTGCTAAGCGGCGTTTGCGACGCGGTGGCCTACGGCAGAGAGCTGCTGCGAAATCCAAATTTCGCGCAGGCTGCGATGAGTGAGCTAGGGTGCGCTGAACTGATAGAAAACTCATACAAAAGGGCGTTTAAGTAA
- a CDS encoding DUF2625 family protein encodes MRALGELINTNEPGWALIEEWLKEAKNGYEILPRDEDRAQSELLGL; translated from the coding sequence ATGAGAGCTTTAGGCGAGCTTATAAACACAAATGAGCCGGGCTGGGCACTAATAGAAGAGTGGCTAAAAGAGGCCAAAAATGGCTATGAGATTTTACCGCGTGACGAGGATAGGGCGCAAAGCGAGCTTTTGGGGCTTTAG
- the fabI gene encoding enoyl-ACP reductase FabI, which yields MILKGKKGLIVGVANAKSIAYGIAEACHAQGAQMAFTYLNDALKKRVEPIAEEFGSKFVYELDVNNQAHLDGLADRIKADLGEIDFVVHAVAYAPKEALEGEFVNTSKEAFDIAMGTSVYSLLSLTRAVLPVLKEGGSVLTLTYLGGPKFVPHYNVMGVAKAALESSVRYLAHDLGARNIRVNAISAGPIKTLAASGIGDFRMILRYNEVNSPLKRNVTTHDVGNSAMYLLSDLASGVTGEVHYVDCGYNIMGMGDVATDAEGNTILAWDAK from the coding sequence ATGATTTTAAAAGGCAAAAAAGGCCTCATCGTCGGCGTCGCTAACGCCAAATCTATCGCTTACGGCATCGCCGAAGCTTGTCACGCGCAGGGTGCGCAGATGGCGTTTACCTACCTAAATGACGCGCTAAAAAAACGCGTAGAGCCGATCGCAGAGGAGTTTGGCAGTAAATTCGTCTATGAGCTTGACGTAAACAACCAAGCTCATTTAGACGGCCTTGCGGATCGCATTAAAGCGGATCTTGGCGAGATAGATTTCGTCGTGCACGCAGTGGCCTATGCGCCAAAAGAAGCACTAGAGGGCGAGTTTGTAAACACGAGCAAAGAAGCCTTTGATATCGCGATGGGTACGAGCGTGTATTCGCTACTGAGCCTCACGCGCGCGGTGCTGCCGGTGCTAAAAGAGGGCGGCTCTGTGCTAACTCTTACATATCTTGGCGGACCAAAGTTCGTGCCTCACTACAACGTCATGGGCGTCGCAAAAGCAGCACTTGAGAGCTCAGTCCGCTACCTAGCACACGACCTTGGCGCCAGAAATATACGCGTAAATGCGATCAGCGCAGGCCCAATCAAAACGCTTGCGGCAAGCGGAATAGGCGACTTTAGGATGATTTTACGTTACAACGAAGTAAATAGCCCGCTAAAACGTAACGTCACGACGCATGACGTCGGTAATAGCGCTATGTATCTGCTTAGCGACCTAGCTAGCGGCGTGACCGGCGAGGTGCACTACGTCGACTGCGGCTACAACATCATGGGCATGGGCGACGTGGCCACCGACGCCGAGGGTAACACGATCCTAGCTTGGGACGCAAAATAA
- a CDS encoding triose-phosphate isomerase, which produces MRFLANLKCNHTRASFACYAEILDANLSSNDDVTVFPPFSALDLAVHKFKLGAQNFYPCESGAYTGEIGKAMLDEFGIKSVLIGHSERRELGEGEELLRAKFDFAAKAGWQIVYCIGENLSVNEAGGTKEFLAEQLKNIELGYERLLIAYEPIWAIGTGRSASAEQIEEILNFIREQTSAPLLYGGSVNAANIGAIAGIKNCDGVLVGTASWDASKFLELIRVVSHRYTSLS; this is translated from the coding sequence GTGAGGTTTTTAGCAAATTTAAAGTGCAATCACACGAGAGCGAGCTTTGCGTGCTACGCCGAAATTTTAGACGCAAATTTGAGCTCAAACGACGATGTGACGGTATTTCCTCCGTTTAGCGCGCTTGATCTTGCGGTTCATAAATTTAAACTCGGCGCTCAAAATTTCTACCCGTGCGAAAGCGGCGCTTATACAGGCGAGATCGGCAAGGCGATGCTGGACGAGTTTGGTATAAAAAGCGTGCTGATCGGGCACTCCGAACGGCGCGAGCTGGGCGAGGGCGAGGAGCTTTTGCGCGCTAAATTTGACTTCGCCGCAAAGGCGGGCTGGCAGATCGTTTATTGCATTGGCGAAAATTTGAGCGTGAATGAAGCTGGCGGCACGAAGGAATTTTTGGCTGAGCAGCTAAAAAATATCGAGCTTGGCTACGAGCGGCTGCTGATCGCCTATGAGCCAATCTGGGCGATAGGCACGGGCAGGAGCGCGAGTGCGGAGCAGATAGAGGAGATATTAAATTTCATCCGCGAGCAGACGAGTGCGCCGCTACTTTACGGAGGCAGCGTAAATGCCGCAAATATCGGCGCGATCGCGGGGATCAAAAACTGCGATGGGGTGTTGGTAGGGACGGCGAGCTGGGACGCTTCGAAGTTTTTGGAGCTTATACGCGTTGTCTCGCATCGCTATACTTCGTTGTCTTAA
- a CDS encoding phosphoglycerate kinase: MSEILSINDLELSGAKVFVRCDFNVPMDEFLNITDDRRIRSAIPTIRYCLDNGCSVVLASHLGRPKNGFEEKFSLRGVAKRLSRLLDRDVIFAEDVIGADAKAKVAALKPGEILLLENLRFEKGETKNDEALAGELAKYGEFYINDAFGVCHRAHSSVEAITKFYDEKHKAAGFLLQKEINFAQNLIKHPARPFVAVVGGSKVSGKLQALHNLLPRVDKLIIGGGMAFTFLKSLGENIGNSLLEEDLIDDAREILRKGRELGVKIYLPVDVVAAQTFSAESAVKFVPAQEIPSGWMGLDIGPASIRLFKEVIADAQTIWWNGPMGVFEMDKFSKGSIKMSHAIIDTHATTVVGGGDTADVVERAGDADEMTFISTGGGASLELIEGKELPGIKPLRKAAE, translated from the coding sequence ATGAGTGAAATTTTATCGATCAACGACCTTGAGCTTAGCGGCGCGAAGGTATTTGTCAGGTGCGATTTTAACGTGCCTATGGACGAGTTTTTAAATATCACCGACGACCGCAGGATCCGCTCGGCAATACCTACTATCCGCTACTGCCTAGATAACGGCTGCAGCGTGGTTTTGGCGAGCCACCTAGGGCGACCTAAAAACGGCTTTGAGGAGAAATTTTCGCTACGAGGCGTCGCAAAGAGGCTTTCAAGGCTGCTTGATAGAGACGTAATATTTGCCGAGGACGTCATCGGCGCGGATGCTAAAGCCAAAGTCGCCGCGCTAAAACCCGGCGAAATTTTACTTCTTGAAAATCTGCGCTTTGAAAAGGGCGAGACCAAAAACGACGAGGCGCTAGCCGGCGAGTTAGCAAAATACGGCGAATTTTATATAAACGACGCATTCGGCGTCTGCCACAGGGCGCACAGCTCGGTCGAGGCGATCACTAAATTTTACGACGAGAAGCACAAGGCGGCGGGATTTTTGCTGCAAAAGGAGATAAATTTCGCCCAAAATCTCATCAAGCACCCTGCGCGCCCGTTTGTGGCGGTCGTTGGCGGCAGCAAGGTAAGCGGTAAGCTGCAGGCTCTGCATAACCTGCTTCCGCGCGTGGATAAGCTGATAATCGGCGGCGGCATGGCATTTACGTTTCTAAAATCGCTCGGCGAAAATATCGGAAACTCGCTGCTCGAAGAAGATCTCATCGACGATGCGCGCGAAATTTTGCGTAAGGGCAGGGAACTTGGCGTTAAAATTTACCTGCCGGTGGACGTCGTCGCGGCTCAGACCTTTTCGGCTGAAAGCGCCGTAAAATTCGTCCCCGCTCAAGAGATCCCTAGCGGCTGGATGGGGCTAGATATCGGGCCGGCGTCCATTAGGCTCTTTAAAGAGGTTATCGCCGACGCGCAAACCATCTGGTGGAACGGGCCGATGGGCGTTTTTGAGATGGATAAATTTAGCAAAGGCAGCATCAAAATGAGCCACGCCATCATCGACACACACGCGACTACGGTCGTGGGCGGCGGCGATACGGCCGACGTCGTAGAGCGCGCGGGAGACGCCGACGAGATGACATTTATCTCAACTGGCGGCGGCGCGAGTTTAGAGCTTATCGAGGGCAAGGAGCTACCCGGCATAAAACCGCTTAGAAAGGCTGCGGAGTGA
- the gap gene encoding type I glyceraldehyde-3-phosphate dehydrogenase, which yields MVKIAINGFGRIGRCAARIILERDDVELVAINDTATRDMTRYLLKYDSVHGEFKQDVKVISDDFIEVNGKKIRVFSTRDLNELSYADYGADVVLECTGKFLTTEKCEPYLARGVKKVVMSAPAKDDTATFVVGVNDDKYAGEAIVSNASCTTNGLAPVAKVLNDKFGIVKGLMTTIHAYTNGQSLVDVKAKDFRRSRAAALNIGPTTTGAAKAIAKVLPELNGKMHGQAVRVPVANVSMVDLTAVLKRPASKEEINEAFRAAAESNLKGILFVDDDYRVSSDFCTSAYSSIVASDTTQVIADDMVKVFAWYDNEWGYSTRLVDLAKIVATK from the coding sequence ATGGTAAAAATCGCGATCAACGGTTTTGGACGTATCGGTAGGTGCGCTGCTCGTATTATTTTAGAGCGAGACGACGTTGAGCTTGTCGCTATCAATGACACGGCGACGCGCGACATGACGCGCTATCTGCTCAAATACGACAGCGTGCACGGCGAATTTAAGCAAGACGTTAAGGTGATAAGCGACGATTTTATAGAAGTAAACGGCAAAAAGATAAGAGTTTTTTCAACAAGAGATCTAAACGAGCTTAGCTACGCAGACTACGGCGCGGACGTGGTTTTGGAGTGCACGGGTAAATTTTTAACCACCGAAAAATGCGAACCGTATCTAGCTCGCGGCGTCAAAAAAGTCGTCATGAGTGCTCCTGCAAAAGATGACACGGCGACCTTTGTAGTCGGCGTAAACGACGATAAATACGCAGGCGAAGCGATCGTCTCAAACGCTAGCTGCACCACAAACGGCCTAGCTCCCGTCGCAAAAGTACTAAACGATAAATTTGGCATCGTAAAAGGGCTCATGACTACCATCCACGCCTACACCAACGGACAGAGCCTAGTAGACGTAAAAGCTAAAGACTTCCGCCGTTCGCGCGCTGCAGCCCTAAATATCGGGCCTACGACCACCGGAGCTGCAAAAGCTATCGCAAAAGTACTTCCCGAGCTAAACGGCAAGATGCACGGCCAAGCCGTCCGCGTGCCGGTCGCTAACGTCTCGATGGTCGATCTAACGGCGGTTTTAAAAAGACCGGCTAGCAAAGAGGAGATAAACGAGGCGTTTAGAGCGGCTGCGGAGTCAAATTTAAAGGGAATTTTATTTGTCGATGACGATTATAGAGTTAGCAGCGACTTTTGCACGAGCGCATACAGCAGCATCGTAGCCAGCGACACTACGCAGGTCATCGCTGATGATATGGTAAAGGTATTTGCGTGGTACGACAACGAGTGGGGATACTCGACAAGGCTCGTCGATCTAGCTAAGATCGTCGCTACGAAGTAA
- the nadD gene encoding nicotinate (nicotinamide) nucleotide adenylyltransferase, with the protein MKIALFGGSFDPPHLGHDAVVKAALEQLDADKLIIMPTFISPFKSEFSAPPLLRLKWANEAWGALPKVCVSDYEIAQNRPVPTIESVRHMRQIYAVSELYLIIGADHLASLDKWHEIEELFKLATFVVASRGNVAVPENFKILNINAPVSSSQIRQNLDKSLMIPCIADEAAKFYQGKTCKKESNESSKS; encoded by the coding sequence ATGAAAATCGCGCTTTTTGGCGGTAGTTTCGATCCGCCTCATCTCGGGCACGACGCCGTCGTTAAAGCCGCGCTAGAGCAGCTAGACGCGGACAAGCTCATCATCATGCCGACCTTTATCAGCCCGTTTAAGAGCGAGTTTTCCGCTCCACCGCTGCTTCGGCTAAAGTGGGCGAACGAGGCTTGGGGCGCGCTGCCTAAAGTCTGCGTGAGCGACTACGAGATCGCGCAAAACCGCCCCGTACCGACGATAGAGAGCGTGCGGCACATGCGGCAAATTTACGCCGTGAGCGAGCTTTATCTCATCATCGGCGCCGATCACCTAGCCAGCCTGGATAAATGGCACGAGATAGAGGAGCTCTTTAAGCTAGCAACCTTCGTCGTAGCTAGCCGCGGTAACGTAGCCGTGCCTGAAAATTTTAAAATTTTAAACATAAATGCGCCCGTTTCGTCCTCGCAAATCAGGCAAAATTTGGACAAAAGCCTGATGATACCGTGTATAGCGGACGAGGCGGCGAAATTTTATCAAGGAAAAACATGCAAGAAAGAATCGAACGAATCATCAAAATCCTAG
- the rsfS gene encoding ribosome silencing factor, with protein MQERIERIIKILDAKKAEAIEAIDMGGREYIAKYVIIATTMGERHAYSLTDDLKEGLKDEGEQFLGIESSGDWVVIDLGDILIHLMSAQYRAKYNIEEFLSKLKEAKA; from the coding sequence ATGCAAGAAAGAATCGAACGAATCATCAAAATCCTAGACGCCAAAAAGGCCGAAGCCATCGAAGCTATCGATATGGGCGGGCGCGAATACATCGCAAAATACGTCATCATCGCCACCACGATGGGCGAGCGCCACGCCTACTCGCTAACCGATGACCTAAAAGAGGGGCTAAAGGACGAGGGCGAGCAGTTTTTAGGCATCGAAAGCTCCGGCGACTGGGTCGTGATTGATCTAGGCGACATCCTCATCCACCTCATGAGCGCGCAGTACCGCGCCAAATACAATATCGAAGAGTTTTTAAGCAAGCTAAAAGAGGCAAAAGCCTAG